Below is a genomic region from Brassica oleracea var. oleracea cultivar TO1000 chromosome C9, BOL, whole genome shotgun sequence.
AAGGTTGAATACGAAAAGCTAGGCTACACTACATTATCTCTTTCAAAGCAGGTGAGTAAACTCTCTTTTTTAGAGTTTTGCTAACTTTCTAGACAAAAGAGTAAAAAAAAGTGCGGACAACATATGCAGATTCCTGTGAGGCCTTACAGACATAATGAGTATGAGAGATTTATTCCAACTGCGTATCCTTATTATGGAGCCTGTTTTACCACTGTAAACCACCCATACTTCCCTCTTCTTCTTTTTTCACACACACAACTGATAAAGGAGCTAACTAACAAATAATCATTTGTGTTTACAATGCAGATGGCTGGTTTCTTTGTCTTCAGCTTCGTCTACCTCTACCATAAGTAGAAAACTCTCTCAAATGGTTCTCGAGTCGCATAAAGTAATCTAGACCTTCATATTTAGACGAGAAAAATACATTTGAATCTTGATACCATTAGTTTTTTTTTGCCAACGAGCTTTAAAACACTTGCAACTTTTTTTTCTTGGGTTCCCCAGATATTTTATGTGAACGTAAGCTTGCACCTTCTTGAACATCCCAAGGTTCTTCGGGAGGTTTTTTGACAAAATGTGGACGCGTGGGTTTTACAAAAATTTAAAAATCATTCCACAAAATCACCAAATAAAGATCGGTAATTGAGGGATTTTGACACTGTTTGCGGGTCTCACCGACACGTGGCGGCACGCGATTAGTTTATTTATTTTTAGAAAACAAAGAAAAAAAAAAAAGGTTAAGGATCCATTGCGATAATCGTACTGTACATCTTAGGCGGTCACTAGTCACCATTTAAAACCATAATGGGACTAGTCTGGTTGTTACTTGTTAGGTATATCATATATGTGTGAATTACATTAAGTTATTTGATTAATACCGAAACATCTGGTTGGTGTGGGAATAAGAAAAATCAACCACTTTTATTAGTATTCAAAAGTAGTAGCTACAATTGTAATACAAAGCAAAGTACTAGAAGGCACCAAAATAAGTGAAAGCCAAGGATGTACATGTAAAGTAAGCAGATATTGTTCATGTGTTTTGAGTAAATAATAGAAACTATTGGGTACATGTGTGAAAAAAGAGAGTAGAATTGTGCATATACGAAAGCATGGGGTGTTAATCTTAAGACTAGTAGTTTAGTAGTGAGAGGAGCATGATTAAAATAGAATAAAGTGTTGGACCTGTGAATATAATAATAATAATAAAAAAATAAAGTGTGGAATCAGTCAATATTGCGACCAATGGGAAAGAAAAAAATCAAAAGAGAAGAAGACAAGTCAAAGAAGAGAGACAGAAGAAGCAACTCAGCTGTTTCTCTCATCTCTTCTTCTTCCATCGCTCTCCTTCACCACTCTCGCTCTCCTCTCTAATTCGCTCGAAAATCTTATCTCTTCCCGGATCCACAGCGACTGTTAGGTTCTTACACTCCTCTCTTTTCTTTCCCCACTTTGAATTCCAGTCTTGTCTGCAATCTCTCTGCTTCCTAAAGTTCTAGGATCAAGTCCACTATTATTAGAGATTCCAGCATTATTTTTGGGAAGCTTTTTCTCGAACCACCGTGGTTCTAGATCCTGTGCTTCCACCTAAAGTCAAAACCCTCTCCATGTTCCTTGGACTATTCTCCAAAACCATGGAAGAAGACAAATCAAACTCCAGCAGCCGGAACAGAACCACCACCACGCCACAACCCCCTCTTCGACAGATCCGAACCGACATGGCTTCCATATACTCATCAGATCTCACTTCCTACAAGTCAGCCTGCAAAGAAGACCCAGATTTACAATCCTTCGACTCCTCCCTTCACAGCCGCACCAACAGAGTCATCAACTCCCTCGCCTCGGGAGCTGAATCCCGCTCCCTCTCCTTCGAAGCCCTCATCGAAGTCTCCGGCTGTCTCCTCGAAATGAACCAAGAAGTCGTCAAATTCATCATCGAAAGCAGAGAAGACGTGTGGGACAACAAAGACTTGACTTCTCTGGTCAACGCTTACTTCGACAGCAGCATCAAGACCCTAGACTTCTGCAATGCCGTCGACCACTGCGTCAAACGAGCCAGGATAGGCCAAATGATCATCCAGTTCGCGGTTAAGCAGTTCGAGATGGAGTCTTCTTCACCCGAGCCTGGTGCTAGCAAGTACGCCAAAACTCTCCAAGAGCTCAACAAGTTCAAAGCTTCAGGCGATCCCTTCGACGGAGACTTCTTCATGCTCTTCGAGTCCGTCTACGAGCAGCAGGTGATGCTTCTTGAGACACTCCACAAGCAAAAGAGGAAGCTCGACAAAAAGCTTAAGAACATTAAACACTGGAAGAAGATATCGAACGTTGTCTTCGTGACCGCGTTCGTATCCGTTTTGATCTTCTCTGTGGTCGCAGCCGCTATAGCCGCGCCGCCGGTCGTGACCGCGGTCGCAGCTGCGTTGGCGGTTCCATTAGGCTCCGTAGGGAAATGGTGTAGTCATCTATGGAAGAAGTACGAAACGGCTGTGAGAAGACAGAAGGATGTTGTTCTGTCGATGAAGGTCGGTGCTCACATCACGATGAGAGACATGGAGAACATCAGGGTTCATGTGGATAAGTTGAAGATCGAGATGGAAGCGATGATGCAGAGAGTTGATTTTGCGATCGAGGAGGGAGAAGAAGAGGTGGCTGTGAGGCTTTCGATGCAGGAGATCAGCAAGAGGTTTGATGTGTTCACGGAGAGGATAGAGGAAGTGGGTGAGAGCGCGGCTAAGTGTAGCAAAGATATCACATTGGCGAGAACTATTGTTTTGAGACATATTCTGAGTTTCCCAACTAGTTCAGACTCAGAGCAAGGAAACTTGTAAGTCTCTCCCCCAATACTTTTCTTTATAAGTGTGTGTGTGTGTGTGTGTGTGTGTGAAGTTTAAATCCTTTTTTTGGCTTACTTATTTTTATTTTGCTCAGGATTGAAGCTATTACATTGTGAGAGAGATAGACTGTATAATTAAACCGGTGGTTTTGGGAAGAGGTTCTGTGGTATGTGACTTGTAATATGTTGTATGTAGCTCTTGTATACATTTTGTATCTTTTAAACACACACAATTGGAAATAATATTCAAAGTCAATATTTTGATGATTACTAATACGGTATTGGAGGTAATATGGATGTGGAAGGAATGTATACTTGCGGAAGGTCTAGGTAGCAACAGAGATCTATGTAAAATATGGATGCTCGTAATATGGATCTGATAATAAGTTATTGTGTGCGTTTGGACTGTTATGTTAGACTTATGTTTTTTATGCAGCATGTGTTCTTTCGAATACAATAAGTTAATGTTATGTACGCGCATCATTTGATAAAGGAATGATGAGAGACACTCTTCTTGGCCTTAGAAACACTAGTCCTAAACTAATACGTTCATAAAATATTTCTTCCCATATCAAATGCAATACGCAATTGAATATGTTAGAATCTTTTCTGCTGCCCCGAAATTGGATTTGTGTTAGCTGGTTTCCAAGGTAATATCAGTTCTAAGCAGTGGCAAATCTAATAAATTAGGTGATTGCATGATCAAATTGCACCGATTGAGAAAGTTAATAATATAGCGATGGAGAATAAATATAAGAGTCGAAGTTGATAAAGTGAGAACTAGGATCTCGTTAATTATAGAGAGTACTATTGAGTTTGGTGAGGAGAGCGAAGAAGAAGACGAAATGACTTACTACGCAAGAAATCAAGAAGAACGTAGATGGGTGTACGGACACAATCGAGGAAGTTGGGTGAAACTGCAACAATACACATTGTTACTCTTAAACATGCATTCCACTAAGTTTTATTCTATAGATGGTGATAACTGCAACAAAATATTAGTATTACGTTAGGATTCGGTCTCTCGTGTCTTCATAATCCAAGTACTGGAATTTTTTTTTTAAATCTTTTTATACAATAAAGCAGAAGTCAATTAACAATTTTGGTTATGACATGTGTCTTTCCCATTTTTAATAATAAATTATTTGTTTTAGAAATTATTTTAGTTGTTTTGAAAAAAAAATCGATGATAAGAAAACCGCTAGGCGATTATACACCCACAAATCACGTCATCTAACCTTTTCACAATTTATTTTAAATTTCTTCTAATCAAGTTTTTTCCACAATTCAAGAAATCATAGTTAAATAACTGCTCCACCGATCAGAAAGCAAAACGTGATTTCAGACACGGTAGAACACGAAGACAAAGAAACTCAAGTGCAAGTATTTTTGTACTTTTATTTTATCAAACAGTGATAACTTTTCATGATTTTGGAGTTTTGTTGAGATTCATTTTTATGTCTGCTTGGCGCAGCATCATTACCAGGTAGGGTGACGAGAAGAATATGTGAATGGATGATCGTTTTCGTCTTACCTTTTATCATTTTTTATTTCAATTCATTTTGCAAAGTTTTATGGCTACGCAAAAATCAAACTTACGTATACGAGTTGTTTGACAGTTATATGCAAACAGAAATTTCAGTGAGATCAAACCAGCACAAGAATCATCTAAAGATTGGCTAACTTGATAAGAAGAAGAAGGAATAGCATCTAAACACCCGGGTTCACAAAAGTTAATGGCGTCACTTGAAAACTCGGTGAGTTGTTGGTTAATCTATATATAATAGCAAACCTGTTTATCTCTAAGTGATGATGTCATCTAATTTTTATAGGAAAAAAAAGTTCATATCCGACGGTTTACTTTGTTTGGAATATCTAATCTAATGGTTAATATTTTGTTTGAGATATGACTATGATGTCATCGATTCAATTGTCGTCTTCAATTCACCAAATCATACCCCCTCAAAGGTGCCGTTTACACAAATTGCAGAACAGTTATCATCTCCTTCAAGAGTCGTTTGTTTTCACACTTATAAATAAATCGAACCATACATGTTTGCAGTTTTATTGTAATTATTCATTATATTAGAGGATCCAAATGAAATCCATTTTGTATGTTGTGAGAAGCTCATTAGCCCATATAGTTAGGGTTTGTTTCCATATAAATAGTCATGCTATGTAATGAAAACCTTAACTTTGGAAAATCAATATTGTTTCACAAATCTTTCTTATCTTGGTGACAAACTCAATCTCTTCCGCTTCTTTACTTTCATTTTCATAAATAATAAAGCTCATTTGAGCTATTTATCTTTTGTGTTAATAAGCTCTTATGAGCAAAACTACTATGGGTTTGAAGCTGCTCACACATTAGAGTTCTTATTCGCTTCTTCTCCCTCTCCGGATTTCTCTTCTCTCTGTTTCCCCAACATCCAAATCCGGTCAAATATTATTTGGTGAACATTCAATTGGTAGATTTGCTGAATCGTTCTTCCGTACATCTTCTCAGGATCCATCCATCGATCTTTCCACCCAGAATCTCTGAATCGTTTTCAACATAATCGTTTGTAAACCATTTGTCTGGTTCAATCTATCCCCAATTCTAAAAGGTTTGTTTTCCATATATGTTCGCCTTATGTCTGATTAGTTTCTGTCTCTTTAATTTTGTTTATCTTCCTCCTTTTTTGGTATATGTATTTGTCTATGCAGAGTCTCTGCAGTATTTGAATGTCTCTGTGATCCCATCTCTTTTTGAAATTTTAGTAATGTGTGGGAGGAGATGAGTGAATTGCATCTTATTTGTTGGCCAACGAATCCGCCTGTAGGTTTCTTTTCCTCTCTTCTCAGATTATTTATTGATTCCAGATTTATTTTGTCTCTGATTTTGGTACCTTCTCCCAGTTTTTGTATTGCAGTCTACTCTATTTTCATTGTTTCGTATTTATTTTCTTAAGTCTGTTTTATTAGTATTTGTTCCGTTACGTTTCGCCAGAAGTACTGATGAGAATCCTGAATAACTTTAGTGTATATAAGTGTTTTAATGGAGAAGTTTGTACTTGAAGAATAAGTGGAAGGATTGCCAACTTTCGATGAGAAATCAATATTTATAATGCTGCAAATCAGTGCATTACAATAAAAGATATATTAATGTGCTTTTGTATTTCATGCATTTATCTGCTTTGAGTTTTGAGTGTATTTAATTTTCTTGCCCTTTGTCCCTCTGTAAAATACAACTACTGAACATATGAAGGTGATAATGCTGTTACACGGATTCAACTCTCATTATTTGGGAATTATCAGTTTGATCGTTTGTTACATGCATGTTGGTTTTGGTATATGGTTAGCTTGTGTAGAACATTGCTATGTGCTATGTCTAGCAGCGAATGTCAGTGGATACAGCCAATCTCAACGCACCTATAGCGATGGTGCTATTGGGTCACGAACAGAACTTCGATCTTATGGATCCATAGCTTGATGAAGATTTGTAATACTGTTATAGGACTGTATACTTTTCTTGTGTTAGTAGCTGTTATCGTGGCATGTGGTTGAATTTAGAAGTCTAAGAGAATTGATAAAATTATGACAATGATGTACATTTATCGTTGTAGAAAAAAGTAGTCATATATCAATAAATTAGTCTAAACTAGCATTTTCATATGAAATTTTGTTTAATAGGCATATAGACATACTTGTGCACAAAAAAAGGCATATAGTTATACCTAATTTTGTAACAAGAAGTTATAAATCAAAAGCAATAAAAACCAGCAATCAGGAGACAGGTTAAGACCATGAACATCTTATTATATAAAGTATTATTACATATGAGATATTCTCTTACCTATTATTAAATAATAAATATATATTGAATAATTAAAAATTGAGTAATTATTACCTATATAATTAAATTAGTGTGATCATATACAAAATATTATTAATCCAAACAAATACTTTTTTCTATTTTATATGGTTTATTATTAAATTTTAATAATATTAACATAGAAATATAATTTATTTTAATATTAAATAATATTTTCTATTCATATTGTTTTTTGATCATCTGTATACCCTATGATATTACACCGGGCAATATACAATTTCAACTATATACGTTCCATAATAGTCGTTTGTGAGATGATTATGTCGTTCGTTAACTTATGTGTATGCCATTACAACAAATTAAGCTCGACATAGGTGAACCTCTATAGTTGTTCCGTCTCAAGCAAGACCAACAACATATGGTAAATAATGTTAATTATATGAAATTGCCTACTAATGCATATAGTACAGTTATTTGACAAAGCTTTGTACAATTTTCATGTGGAAACGTAAGTCCGTTTAAAGATTATTTTTAGTGACGTTGAGAAAGAATATATTTTTTTGTGCTCAGAAAAACTCTTACGAAAATACGAAATATAAAGCCATTTAGTATTGATCTGTATATTATTTTAATAACATACAAACATAGAGAATGATTTTGTTGGATTATATGTCATATAGATACATGTCGACTTATTATAAGTAGAGTTAATTAATTTCTCCAGAGAATTAAAGAATGGTCCAAAATTTGTCCAAATTAATTCTAAAACGCCGCATAAGCATCATAGAGATGTAAAGTGATGACAACTCAGCAAGACTAAAATGTAACTAATACAAAATAAAAGGTTACATCTTTTAAATAATTTTCAAATAATATATATGGAATGTTCACATTTATCTTAGTGAGTTATACAAGCTTTAAGTATTAATTAATTATGTAAAATGTCCCAAACTTATAAAGATATTTGTAGGGTTAATGGAAAATTTCATAGTTATATTATGGATGCATTTATATATGTTATTAGATGGAGATGAAGAGTGAAAAATATATTAAAATAAGCATTATTTTGCGAAACACCTAATTAATTATATTTTTATCTTTCATGTCTCAGTCTTAAAAATCTTTTAAAATTAAATAATTTATACTGGAAACATCTTACTAAGGACAAGGAATCCAGCAAAATAAAATGTTTTCTTAAAGTTTTAGTAACCAAAATTTTAACAGTTATCGTTCATTCACAAACACCATTAAAAACAATATATTTTCGTTTCACTTAGGGATTAGTAATTTTTCATTCTATAATCTATTAATTTTAGCATAAATTCAGAAGTAGTTTATATACTAAAAAATTTCATTTCGGGTATCTTTATTTTTCATTCCAAATACTTTTACATTTTTAAAAAAATTACATTTAAATTTTAGTATCATTCTCCCCCGCGGACCGCGGGGGTTCCCAATCCTAGTGTGTTTAATTGCAAAAATAATATTAATGTATTTAATTTCTATAGTTTTTTTAAATATGTTTTTTAATATGTATGTTTTTTATTTAGTAAAACATCTCAAAATATTCATACTTAATAAAATATTTTATGCCTTTTCAAAATATGTTTTAAAAAAAATCAATCATGATAAATAACACTTAAATACATTTTAAACATATGTTTCCACCATTCATGTACTTAATTTATTTTTATTTTGTACTAGGGGTTGGTTTGAGTAGAAAATCTAAAACTCTTTATATTAAAATGTATGTTAATGTTATAAAACATTTGAAAATTTACTTTATACTGAAATAATAAACATAATCTGTTTTTATTCTAAGGTTATATTATAAATTTAATTAAGTTTTGTTGGTTTGAGTAGAAAATTAAATTAGAAAATTAAGGAAAATGTAATGATTTATATGTTTATATTTATTTTCTATTCAATTTGATATAGTTGAAGAAAATCTAAAGTAAGAATGACTAATATTTTTTTTATTCTAAGAGTATCAGATTTTAATATTATTAGAATAACTAATTTCTCACTATAATAAATTAATACACGCACATGTAAGCTAAATCAATTGAAAATCAAATGTAACATGATAAATTTATAAGAATATATATTTAAAGTAATATATAAAAAATTCAATAATGTCTTAGTATATATTATGTAACAATAAATGTTGTTTTATAATATGTTTGTTTCAGTTTATATTTGATTTTCAATTTATAATGAAATTTTCTTTAATTTTTAGTTTCTTACTAATTATTTTTTGTAAATTATTTTAGAATTTGTTGAACCGTTTTATAGAAAAATATTTGTTTGAAACTTCGATCATGCTATTTGAAAATATTTTTATAGATTAATAGTGTTACAAATTAATAAAGTGTTACATTTTTAGCAGAATTTTACTTGAGTTTCAAATTTATCTTATTAAATAATTTACTTTGAATGAGTTATAATGAATCAAACTGAAATTTAACCAAAATAAAATGTAGCGTAACCATTAATAATCTGGAAATTAAGATGAACCAAACATCGTAAAAATGTTTTTTATCTCGTTGTTTTCATTAACGTGTTTTGTAACATGTTGTGTATGAGTTTTTATTTTGAATTTTCTGGACTTCAAGTTAAAGAAAGGATATCCGAAGTGTATATTTGTTCTGAAATTGGGTTGTATTCTTATGTTGGGGTTATGTTGTGATTTGTGTTAAAAAAAAGGTTATGT
It encodes:
- the LOC106318322 gene encoding UPF0496 protein At5g66675, whose product is MFLGLFSKTMEEDKSNSSSRNRTTTTPQPPLRQIRTDMASIYSSDLTSYKSACKEDPDLQSFDSSLHSRTNRVINSLASGAESRSLSFEALIEVSGCLLEMNQEVVKFIIESREDVWDNKDLTSLVNAYFDSSIKTLDFCNAVDHCVKRARIGQMIIQFAVKQFEMESSSPEPGASKYAKTLQELNKFKASGDPFDGDFFMLFESVYEQQVMLLETLHKQKRKLDKKLKNIKHWKKISNVVFVTAFVSVLIFSVVAAAIAAPPVVTAVAAALAVPLGSVGKWCSHLWKKYETAVRRQKDVVLSMKVGAHITMRDMENIRVHVDKLKIEMEAMMQRVDFAIEEGEEEVAVRLSMQEISKRFDVFTERIEEVGESAAKCSKDITLARTIVLRHILSFPTSSDSEQGNLIEAITL